Part of the Caldisericia bacterium genome is shown below.
TTTGGTTATTTTTCTATTCTTTAATTTTTCACTTAAAATTGCAAGAACAAGAGGGCTTATTGACCAAAGGTCAATGGGTTAATCAAAATAAACTCTTTTCAATTGAAAAATTTTCCAAAATTATTTTGTATATCTCATCAAAATTTTTACCTGAAAAATTGTCTTTCTTTTCTTGCCCTTTTGTAAAATGAATATAATTTATCCCAAAATTTTTTGCCCCAATTATATCTTTTTCAAAATTATCCCCTATATGTAAAACTTCCTTTTTCTCAACATTAAACTCATCTAAAATTTTTTGGAAATTCTTCTTATTAGGTTTAACAAAACCAATTTCATCTGAAAAAAATGTTTTATCAAAATAATCTAAAAGAGAAAATCTTTTTAAGATTTCTCTTAAAGCCCATCCAGGAGTTCTTCCAGCGTCTGATAAAATGCAAAGTTTTAATTTTAAATCTTTTAATTTTTTAATGAAATCTTCTACTCCATCAATTAATGGTGGAGGAATATCAAAAATTGCTGTTTCATATACATTTTTTATGTCTTCTAAAACAACTTCATTTATTGTCATTTCAAACAGTTTAAAAAAATAACATATCTGTTTTTCAGTATTTATGCTTCTTAAAGTTTTTCTCTGAACTGAAAAAAGCCACTCACTCATCTTATTATAGGCTTCTTTTGCTTCTTCATATGAAATATTAAGAGGGGAGAGATATTCATATAATTTTTTTATTCTTATCTCTCCCCTCTTCTCCTCAAGGTCTTCTCTATCTTCAATGATTGTATCCCAGAGGTCTAAACTTATAACTTTAAGCAACTTTCTCTTTCTTTATATCTTCAAGTATTTTCTTTAACTCTTCTCCTTCTATTGT
Proteins encoded:
- a CDS encoding HAD family hydrolase, whose product is MLKVISLDLWDTIIEDREDLEEKRGEIRIKKLYEYLSPLNISYEEAKEAYNKMSEWLFSVQRKTLRSINTEKQICYFFKLFEMTINEVVLEDIKNVYETAIFDIPPPLIDGVEDFIKKLKDLKLKLCILSDAGRTPGWALREILKRFSLLDYFDKTFFSDEIGFVKPNKKNFQKILDEFNVEKKEVLHIGDNFEKDIIGAKNFGINYIHFTKGQEKKDNFSGKNFDEIYKIILENFSIEKSLF